One Enterobacter asburiae genomic window, GGTTCGGTTGTCTTGTTTTATATCACACACTTTCCTGCAGGCTGCGCGCATACATCCGCCCTTCGGCGGCTAATGCCCGCAGGCTCGGGTCCTGCTCGCGGTTGCGGGCGAAGACGATGGCGATCAGCTGCTGCATCTGGTACGGCTCCGCCAGCTTCAACAGCTGCACCGAATTCTCGTAGACCTTCTTCATCCTGCCCGGCATCAGCGTAAAACCCACGCCTGCCTGCACCAGGCTCAGCATCGAGAAGATGTCATTCACGCGGGTGACAATTTCCGGCTCGAACCCGGCGATATGAAACGCCTCCTGAAACCCGGCGTAGGTCGCAAAACCTTCTGCAAGCGCGACAAATTTCTGATCTTTGTAATCGCGGAGATCCGCTGGCCCGTGGGTATTCAGCGTGGCGGAAGCCGGTGCGGCGAGGAAGATGTCGTCGTGGAAGAGCGGCAGAACCTCAAGGCTGTTGCGGTCTATGTCGCTTTCGGAGATGGAGATAAGAATCGCGTCCAGCGAGCCTTCATCCAGCATGTGCAGCAGGGTGTCGTTGGAGCCCATCGTCAGATCCATCTCCAGATCCGGACGGCGCAGCTTCATGCCCATAATCAGGCGCGGCACGGTTTCCAGCGTCAGGGAGTAGAGCGTGCCCACGCGCAGCCGCCCCTGGCCGATACCGGCGATTTTGCGCGACTCTTCCAGCCCGCGCTCCATCACCTGCATCACCTCCTGGCAATACTCCAGCAGCGTCCAGGCGGAAGGCAGGGCAATCAGGTTGCGCCCCTTGTGGGTAAAGAGCGGGCAGCGCACGTTCTCTTCCAGCGTGTGCAGCGCGCGGTGCACGCTGACGCCGCTCAGGCCCAGCGTTTCGGCGGTACGCGCGATATTCCCTTTCTCCATAAACGTCATGAAGATGCTGAGCTTGCGGAATGTAATATCGCTCGTGGTATCGAAACGCATAACCCTCCCGATGGTTTAGTCGGCCTGAAGCATCGCTTCCAGCTGTTCCTGCGCGTCCAGCCACGCCATCTCGCACTCTTCGAGGCTGGATTTGGTTTTCGCCTGGGTTTGCAGGCAGTCCGTCAGCTCAGCCTTGCGGCTCTGGTCATACAGACCGCTGTCGCCGAGCTTCTCTTCAACGATAGCCAGCGTGGCGTTGAGCTTTTCCATCTCTTTTTCGAGTCGGGTAATCTCTTTACGCAGCGGCTGCGTCTGGGTGCGCAGCTCCGCTTCACGACGCTTCTGGTCTTTACGCGCCTGCGCGCTGTTGGCGTTGTCTTTTGCTGACTCTTCCGGCTGGTTCTCCTGCTTCTGCACGTCCGTCAGCCACTGCTGGTAGTCTTCAAGGTCGCCGTCGAACGGTTCAACTTTGCCGCCGTGCACTAAATAGAGATCGTCCGTGGTGGAGCGGATCAGGTGACGGTCGTGCGAGACGACAACCAGCGCGCCTTCGAACTCAATCAGCGCTTCGGTCAGCGCCTGGCGCATGTCGAGATCCAGGTGGTTGGTCGGTTCATCGAGCAGCAGCAGGTTCGGGCGCTGCCAGACGATCAGCGCCAGCACCAGACGGGCCTTTTCGCCCCCGGAGAAGCGCTCGGTGTTTTCAGTCACCTTATCGCCCTGGAAACCGAAGCCGCCGAGATAGTCGCGCAGCTTCTGCTCCAACTCCTGCGGTGCCAGGCGCGCGAGGTGCTGAATCGGCGATTCATCCGCGCGTAAAAATTCCAGCTGATGCTGGGCGAAGTAGCCCAGCTTGATGCCCTTCGCCAGGCCGATTTCACCGCTGACCGGGTTAAGCTCGCCCGCCAGCAGCTTGATCAGCGTCGATTTACCGGCGCCGTTACGCCCCAGCAGGCCAATGCGCGAACCCGGCACCAGGTTGAGCTTGATGGAATCGAGAATAATGCGGTCGGCATAGCCCGCGCTGACCTTCTCCATCTTCAGGAGCGGGTTTGGCAGGCTTTCCGGTTCGCGGAAGCTGAAGTGGAACGGGTTATCCACGTGCGCCGGGGCAATCATCTCCATGCGTTCCAGCATCTTGATGCGGCTCTGGGCCTGCTTGGCTTTTGAGGCTTTGGCCTTGAAGCGATCCACGAAGCTCTGCAGGTGCGCCACGCGCTGCTGCTGGCTTTCGTACATCGACTGCTGCTGGGCAAGACGCGTCGCGCGCTGGCGCTCGAAGGAGCTGTAGTTGCCGGTATACTCGAACATCGTTTGCTGTTCGATATGAATGATTTTATCCACCACCGGGTCAAGGAAGTCGCGGTCGTGGGAGATCAGAATCAGAGTGCCCTGATAGCTCTTGAGCCACTTCTCCAGCCAAATAACCGCATCGAGATCGAGGTGGTTGGTCGGTTCATCGAGCAGCAGCAGGTCAGAGCGGCAGATCAGCGCCTGCGCCAGGTTGAGGCGCATACGCCAGCCGCCGGAGAAGTCGCTGACCGGGCGTTCCAGCTGTTCATTGCTGAAGCCCAGGCCGTGCAGCAGGCTGGAGGCGCGGGAGCGAATGGTCCACGCGTCGATAGCGTCCAGCTTGCCGTGAACGGTGGCGATGGCGTGACCGTCGTTGCGCTCGTTAGCAGAATGAAGTTCCGCCTCGAGCTTACGGTATTCACGGTCGCCGTCGATAACATAGTCGAGTGCCGGTTCGCTCAGCGCCGGCGTCTCCTGGTTTACCCAGGCGAGCTGCCAGTTCCCCGGGAAGGTAAAGTTACCGCCATCCGCGCTAATCTCGTTTTTCAGCAGCGCCAGCAGGGTTGATTTACCGCAGCCGTTTTTGCCGACCAGGCCCACTTTTTGGCCTGGGTTGATGGTAGCAGTGGCGTTATCCAGCAGGACGCGCACGCCGCGACGAATTTGTAACGAGGAGAAAACAATCATAGAAGCGCCGTATGTTCCGACTATGTTAATTTGTCATTATGATAATGTAAGGTGTGGGCCATTTTCCGCACCGGGCCGCCATGGTAGCCCAAAACAACGACGATACACAAAAACAGAAACAAGACCGGGAGGGGAATGATGTCTCAGACAGCAAAAGTGCTGCTGCTGTATGCCCATCCGGAATCTCAGGACTCGGTGGCAAACCGGGTGCTGCTTAAGCCGGCCACACAGCTTAGCAACGTGACGGTGCACGATCTCTACGCGCACTATCCTGATTTCTTTATTGATATCCCTTACGAGCAGGAGCTGCTGCGTCAGCATGACGTGATTGTGTTCCAGCATCCGCTTTATACCTACAGCTGTCCGGCGCTGCTCAAAGAGTGGCTGGACCGCGTGCTGAGCCGGGGCTTCTCCAGCGGGGTGGGGGGCAACCAGCTGGCGGGAAAGTACTGGCGTAGTGTGATTACGACCGGTGAACCCGAAAGCGCTTACCGTCACGACGGGCTGAACCGTTATCCGATGAGCGACATCCTGCGGCCTTTCGAGCTGACGGCGGCGATGTGCCGTATGCACTGGATGAGCCCGATTATTGTCTACTGGGCGCGGCGACAGGATCCGAAAGAACTGGCAAGCCACGCCAGAGCCTACGGTGAATGGCTGGCGTCACCGATTCCGGCAGGAGGTCGTTAATGGAAGGATCGAATTTGCTCCTCGCCGGGGTGCTGTTTTTATTTGCGGCCGTCGTCGCGGTGCCGCTTGCTGCACGCATTGGTATCGGTGCAGTGTTGGGTTATCTGCTGGCGGGGATCGCGATTGGTCCCTGGGGACTGGGATTCATCAGCGATGTAGATGAGATCCTCCATTTCTCCGAGCTGGGCGTGGTGTTCCTGATGTTCATCATCGGCCTGGAGCTGAATCCTTCGAAATTGTGGCAACTCCGACGCTCTATCTTTGGCGTGGGCGCCGCGCAGGTGTTGTTCAGCGCCGCTATCCTGGGCGGCCTGCTAATGCTGACCAACTTTTCATGGCAGGCGGCGGTGATTGGCGGGATAGGCCTCGCGATGTCCTCCACGGCGATGGCGCTGCAGCTGATGCGCGACAAAGGGATGAACCGTAACGAAGCCGGTCAACTGGGCTTTTCGGTGCTGCTGTTCCAGGATTTGGCGGTGATCCCGGCGCTGGCGCTGGTGCCGCTGCTGGCGGGCTCCGGGGACGATCATTTCGACTGGGCTAAAATCGCCATGAAGGTGCTGGCCTTCGCGGGCATGCTGATCGGCGGGCGTTTCCTGCTACGTCCCGTGTTCCGCTTTATTGCCGCGTCGGGCGTTCGCGAGGTGTTTACCGCCGCGACGCTGCTGCTGGTGCTGGGATCGGCGTTATTTATGGACGCGCTGGGGCTGTCGATGGCGCTCGGGACCTTTATTGCCGGGGTGCTGCTGGCGGAGAGCGAGTATCGCCACGAGCTGGAAATTGCCATCGATCCCTTCAAAGGGCTGCTGCTAGGTCTGTTCTTTATTTCGGTCGGGATGGCGCTTAACCTTGGCGTGCTCTATACCCATCTGCTGTGGGTGGTCGTGAGCGTCGCCATCCTGGTGGCGGTGAAGATGCTGGTGCTGTACGTCATGTCACGTATTTACGGGCTGCGCAGTTCGGAACGCATGCAGTTTGCCAGCGTGTTAAGCCAGGGGGGCGAGTTCGCGTTTGTGCTGTTCTCGACCGCTTCCTCCCAGAAGCTCTTTAAAGACGATCAAATGGCGCTTTTGCTGGTAACGGT contains:
- a CDS encoding LysR substrate-binding domain-containing protein — translated: MRFDTTSDITFRKLSIFMTFMEKGNIARTAETLGLSGVSVHRALHTLEENVRCPLFTHKGRNLIALPSAWTLLEYCQEVMQVMERGLEESRKIAGIGQGRLRVGTLYSLTLETVPRLIMGMKLRRPDLEMDLTMGSNDTLLHMLDEGSLDAILISISESDIDRNSLEVLPLFHDDIFLAAPASATLNTHGPADLRDYKDQKFVALAEGFATYAGFQEAFHIAGFEPEIVTRVNDIFSMLSLVQAGVGFTLMPGRMKKVYENSVQLLKLAEPYQMQQLIAIVFARNREQDPSLRALAAEGRMYARSLQESV
- a CDS encoding ABC transporter ATP-binding protein, with translation MIVFSSLQIRRGVRVLLDNATATINPGQKVGLVGKNGCGKSTLLALLKNEISADGGNFTFPGNWQLAWVNQETPALSEPALDYVIDGDREYRKLEAELHSANERNDGHAIATVHGKLDAIDAWTIRSRASSLLHGLGFSNEQLERPVSDFSGGWRMRLNLAQALICRSDLLLLDEPTNHLDLDAVIWLEKWLKSYQGTLILISHDRDFLDPVVDKIIHIEQQTMFEYTGNYSSFERQRATRLAQQQSMYESQQQRVAHLQSFVDRFKAKASKAKQAQSRIKMLERMEMIAPAHVDNPFHFSFREPESLPNPLLKMEKVSAGYADRIILDSIKLNLVPGSRIGLLGRNGAGKSTLIKLLAGELNPVSGEIGLAKGIKLGYFAQHQLEFLRADESPIQHLARLAPQELEQKLRDYLGGFGFQGDKVTENTERFSGGEKARLVLALIVWQRPNLLLLDEPTNHLDLDMRQALTEALIEFEGALVVVSHDRHLIRSTTDDLYLVHGGKVEPFDGDLEDYQQWLTDVQKQENQPEESAKDNANSAQARKDQKRREAELRTQTQPLRKEITRLEKEMEKLNATLAIVEEKLGDSGLYDQSRKAELTDCLQTQAKTKSSLEECEMAWLDAQEQLEAMLQAD
- the kefG gene encoding glutathione-regulated potassium-efflux system ancillary protein KefG translates to MSQTAKVLLLYAHPESQDSVANRVLLKPATQLSNVTVHDLYAHYPDFFIDIPYEQELLRQHDVIVFQHPLYTYSCPALLKEWLDRVLSRGFSSGVGGNQLAGKYWRSVITTGEPESAYRHDGLNRYPMSDILRPFELTAAMCRMHWMSPIIVYWARRQDPKELASHARAYGEWLASPIPAGGR
- the kefB gene encoding glutathione-regulated potassium-efflux system protein KefB; the encoded protein is MEGSNLLLAGVLFLFAAVVAVPLAARIGIGAVLGYLLAGIAIGPWGLGFISDVDEILHFSELGVVFLMFIIGLELNPSKLWQLRRSIFGVGAAQVLFSAAILGGLLMLTNFSWQAAVIGGIGLAMSSTAMALQLMRDKGMNRNEAGQLGFSVLLFQDLAVIPALALVPLLAGSGDDHFDWAKIAMKVLAFAGMLIGGRFLLRPVFRFIAASGVREVFTAATLLLVLGSALFMDALGLSMALGTFIAGVLLAESEYRHELEIAIDPFKGLLLGLFFISVGMALNLGVLYTHLLWVVVSVAILVAVKMLVLYVMSRIYGLRSSERMQFASVLSQGGEFAFVLFSTASSQKLFKDDQMALLLVTVTLSMMTTPLLMKLVDKLLSRRLNPTDDEDEAPWVEDDKPQVIVVGFGRFGQVIGRLLMANKMRITVLERDISAVNLMRKYGYKVYYGDATQLELLRSAGAEAAESIVITCNDPEDTMKLVELCQQHFPHLHILARARGRVEAHELLQAGVKHFSRETFSSALELGRKALISLGMHPHQAQRAQMHFRRLDMRMLRELMPVHTDTAQISRVREARRELEEIFQREMQQERRQLDGWDEFE